AGCCGGATCGTGTTTCCGCTCCCGGCAGGAACGTGGACGAAAACCAGTGCGTGGGGGTGGCGATCAGACCCCTTCACCGGAGAGCGTTCCTTCCATTCCGGTTCCGACTACGGCGCGGCCGACGGCACCCCGATCTATGCCGCCGCCGACGGGCGGGTCACGGTCGCAGAATTCACTGGCGGGTACGGCGGACTGATCGTCATCGAGCACACCGTCAGCGGGCAGACGCTGCGTACCGCGTATGCGCACATGTGGCAGCACGGCATCCACGTCACGCCGGGACAGGCCGTCACCGCAGGCACCCACATCGGCGATGTCGGATCGTCTGGCCGGTCCACGGGAGCGCACCTGCATTTCGAGGTTCGTCCCGGCAGCACCGGCAGCGACACCATCGACGCTGACGCCTGGCTGACAGAACACGGCGCAACCGAAGCCGACGGCGGCCAGACCCCTGGCCCCGGTTGCGCCGCAGGCGGAGACGCACCCGCACCCGGCGGGATGACCGGTGAACCAGACGCCATGGTAGATGATCCCACCAGTGGCGGGCAGATCACGGCCCGGATGCTGCACGTCATGAACCAAACCCGAACCGCGTTCCCGGGCACCGGCTGGGGTTGCTACTCGCCACGCCCCGGCACCCGATCCGAGCATCCGCTCGGACGGGCATGCGATGTGACGTTCGGCAACCGCATCGGCCACCCCGCTACCGGGGCCTCACTCGAGAATGGGTGGGCGGTCACCAACTGGCTCAAAACCCACGCCGAAATGCTCGGGGTGGAGTATCTGATCTGGCAGGGACGCATCTGGTCCCTCACCCAAGACGCCGAAGGGTGGCGGCCCTATAACGGTGGCGGCATGCACGACCCCGCTGATATCACTGGGGGCCATTTCGACCACCTCCACAT
The sequence above is a segment of the Actinomycetaceae bacterium MB13-C1-2 genome. Coding sequences within it:
- a CDS encoding M23 family metallopeptidase, with translation MRKILAALIIAAVCFGPTIVLLGIGLVMNPAAQASCLPGMSLTVGPIPDSLDVTTKNGERFTLNRRQLTHAATIITVGGQTDGIDTRGVTIALMAALTESTLRQLANTGTYPESGNYPNDGNGSDHDSLGLFQMRPQAGWGTVADLMDTTYQARAFYGGPTGPNYPSPRGLLDIPGWQQMDMGAAAQAVEVSAYPDRYQNYQPVAEAILTALTRPAPGAGGEAGAVPETSRIVFPLPAGTWTKTSAWGWRSDPFTGERSFHSGSDYGAADGTPIYAAADGRVTVAEFTGGYGGLIVIEHTVSGQTLRTAYAHMWQHGIHVTPGQAVTAGTHIGDVGSSGRSTGAHLHFEVRPGSTGSDTIDADAWLTEHGATEADGGQTPGPGCAAGGDAPAPGGMTGEPDAMVDDPTSGGQITARMLHVMNQTRTAFPGTGWGCYSPRPGTRSEHPLGRACDVTFGNRIGHPATGASLENGWAVTNWLKTHAEMLGVEYLIWQGRIWSLTQDAEGWRPYNGGGMHDPADITGGHFDHLHITVKEGA